Proteins from a single region of Anaerolineae bacterium:
- a CDS encoding beta-ketoacyl-ACP synthase III translates to MRAIITGVGHFVPTQKLTNKDLEKMVETNDEWIISRTGIKERRVLGKDKGTSYMAVRAAKKVLEQTNTAADELDLIIVATSTPDMLMPPTAAFVQSKLNASKCWGFDINAACSGFIYALATASKFIETGTHKKVMVIGADKMSSIVNYEDRNTCILFGDGGGAVLLEASDEDDLGVEDFIFHMDGSGIKYLNMPAGGSLMPASHETVDNKKHCVCQEGKKIFKYAVTEMADISLKIMKKNNLKNKDIKLFIPHQANRRIIDAVSRKIGLGDDQVVINIEKYGNTTAGTIPIAMSEAYKKRMMSKGDWIIISTFGAGFTSGSLLLKWAID, encoded by the coding sequence ATGCGGGCTATCATAACCGGAGTCGGACATTTTGTTCCAACTCAAAAACTAACAAATAAAGATTTAGAAAAGATGGTGGAAACAAATGATGAGTGGATTATATCGCGTACAGGGATAAAGGAAAGAAGGGTTCTGGGAAAAGATAAGGGAACCTCCTATATGGCTGTAAGAGCCGCGAAAAAAGTGCTTGAGCAGACAAACACTGCGGCCGATGAACTTGATTTAATCATTGTCGCGACATCAACTCCGGATATGCTTATGCCCCCGACAGCGGCATTTGTTCAAAGCAAACTCAATGCCTCTAAATGCTGGGGATTTGACATCAACGCTGCCTGCTCAGGGTTTATTTACGCTTTAGCAACCGCTTCAAAATTTATTGAAACCGGAACGCACAAAAAGGTTATGGTAATCGGGGCGGATAAAATGAGCTCCATCGTTAATTATGAAGACAGAAACACCTGTATTCTATTCGGAGATGGCGGCGGAGCTGTTCTGCTGGAAGCATCGGATGAGGATGATCTCGGAGTAGAGGATTTTATTTTCCATATGGACGGTTCAGGCATAAAATACCTTAATATGCCGGCCGGTGGCAGTTTAATGCCGGCCTCTCATGAAACTGTGGACAATAAAAAGCATTGCGTTTGTCAGGAGGGTAAAAAAATCTTTAAGTATGCTGTAACCGAAATGGCGGATATTTCTCTGAAAATTATGAAAAAAAACAACCTCAAAAACAAAGATATCAAACTGTTTATTCCGCATCAGGCCAACCGCAGAATAATCGATGCTGTATCAAGAAAAATAGGGCTTGGTGATGATCAGGTAGTAATCAACATTGAAAAATACGGCAATACAACAGCAGGCACAATACCGATTGCCATGTCGGAAGCCTACAAAAAAAGGATGATGAGCAAAGGCGACTGGATAATTATTTCAACATTCGGCGCTGGTTTTACATCAGGAAGCTTGCTGCTTAAATGGGCTATTGATTAA
- a CDS encoding Txe/YoeB family addiction module toxin: protein MWRVVFTKQAQKDAKKLSAAGLRPKAEELIEILRENPYTTPPPFEKLLGNLSGAFSRRINIQHRLVYQILDDEKVVKVIRMWTHYE, encoded by the coding sequence ATGTGGCGAGTGGTTTTCACAAAACAAGCTCAAAAAGATGCCAAAAAGCTATCTGCTGCTGGTCTGCGTCCGAAAGCCGAGGAGCTAATTGAAATCCTGCGTGAGAATCCTTACACGACGCCTCCACCATTTGAAAAGCTATTAGGTAATTTATCCGGGGCCTTTTCGCGGCGAATAAATATTCAACATCGGCTGGTCTATCAGATTCTTGATGACGAAAAAGTGGTTAAAGTCATTAGGATGTGGACTCATTATGAATGA
- the nagZ gene encoding beta-N-acetylhexosaminidase yields MEIKDLSNEQLAGQRLMVGFDGTGLNDDLKFLINTIKVGGIILFARNLSSPEQIKDLCLSAQEYALKCGQPALFISVDQEGGQVSRLKPPFTQFPGNPQMKGEEDAVNFAQVTAKELKGVGINMNMAPVLDVAQKGINSIMAGRAFGSDPAWISKLGIKIIETLQQNKIMAVAKHFPGIGRTTLDSHLDMPTLKTDLISMESVDLLPFKAAIKHEVAGIMLSHILYKQIDPDWPASLSYRIAVDILRKQMGFNGIVITDDLDMGAIKERFDIKTIIRRILEADIDIALICHKGPNIEIAFNEILNGLKFSNQLMEKGRESVRNILNLKRKYLN; encoded by the coding sequence ATGGAAATTAAAGACCTTTCAAATGAACAGTTGGCCGGGCAACGCCTGATGGTCGGCTTTGACGGAACCGGACTAAATGACGACCTTAAGTTTTTGATCAATACAATAAAGGTTGGAGGGATAATTCTTTTTGCCAGGAATCTATCTTCTCCGGAACAAATCAAAGACCTGTGCTTATCCGCGCAGGAATATGCATTAAAATGCGGGCAACCCGCGCTATTTATATCCGTTGACCAGGAAGGCGGACAGGTGTCCAGGCTGAAACCCCCTTTTACTCAGTTCCCAGGCAATCCACAAATGAAAGGGGAGGAAGATGCCGTCAACTTTGCACAGGTTACGGCAAAAGAGCTTAAAGGGGTTGGAATAAACATGAACATGGCCCCTGTTCTGGATGTGGCTCAAAAAGGGATAAACAGTATAATGGCAGGCAGGGCTTTTGGCAGTGATCCTGCCTGGATATCAAAGCTGGGCATTAAAATAATAGAAACTTTGCAGCAAAATAAAATTATGGCTGTTGCAAAACACTTCCCTGGGATAGGACGCACTACCCTGGATTCGCATCTTGACATGCCGACTTTAAAAACAGATTTAATTTCCATGGAATCTGTTGATCTTTTGCCGTTTAAGGCCGCCATAAAGCATGAGGTGGCAGGCATTATGCTGTCGCATATACTTTACAAACAAATCGATCCTGACTGGCCTGCGAGTTTATCCTACCGTATCGCCGTCGATATTTTGCGAAAACAGATGGGGTTTAACGGAATTGTTATTACAGACGATCTGGACATGGGGGCAATAAAAGAGCGTTTTGACATTAAAACAATAATCAGGCGGATTCTGGAGGCTGATATAGATATTGCCCTTATATGTCATAAAGGTCCGAATATTGAGATCGCATTTAATGAAATATTAAATGGGCTTAAATTTTCTAATCAACTAATGGAAAAAGGCAGGGAATCTGTCAGAAACATATTGAATCTTAAAAGAAAATATCTTAATTAA